Proteins from one Mucilaginibacter jinjuensis genomic window:
- a CDS encoding TraG family conjugative transposon ATPase produces MNARNFETPYIGVDAGKDFDILYSASGEFSVVIAMKNPVIQYSAAAGDYDEFQNLLTGIIKILGDGYLLQKQDILHKAPFDPPPASEYLQQKFNAHFAGRAALRIDTYLTITRQVKKGRFYVYDPKQLRDFRTSVVKVTDVLKAARCEPVILNETKISGLIRRVLAMRFGEAPFSLNNFKPTDTEIQMGDRSIRCIPLVNSENVDMPAEIGTFTELNENEAVRGFPVDMLSFLYKVPAFESILYNQVIEIPAQQSLLNKLEVKRKRHSGIPDPANLLCVEDIDQLLKDVARNGQLLVNVHYSIVLSAPAADIQRSVNFIESALFQLGIIPNQNAYNQLELFRAALPGNGVELRNYDWFLTTSDAALSLFFKERPMEDEASSFRIRLTDHKGIPVAIDPADLPMRTGRINNRNKFVLGPSGSGKSFFMNSLVEQYLLFNVDVVIVDVGHSYSGLCAYYGGKYITWSDDRPITMNPFLITEDEYNLEKKDNLVTLIALLWKGAGGSVSTIERDVLTATVSGYYAIAFSEGSGIDLSFNSFYEFALKKIPEIKSEERIPFDLDEFRYVLKKFYRGGEYESILNEAGDQSLLSEPFVVYEIDALQDNAVLLPIVTLIIMDVFIQKMRNRKNQRKVLILEEAWRALMSPIMSSFLLYLNKTVRKFWGEVIEVTQELSDIISNPVVKDSIINNSDTVILLDQRKFRDNYAEIAKVLSISPTEQRKIFTINQLDNRDDRARFNEVYIRRGSTGEVYGVEVSRHQYYVYTTEKPEKNAVQIYVQHYGSYPAALDAFLSDIDKAGIPAGDFVQQVNRQNKPLTLLT; encoded by the coding sequence ATGAACGCCCGGAATTTTGAAACGCCCTATATCGGCGTGGATGCCGGTAAGGACTTTGATATCCTGTATAGTGCAAGCGGTGAGTTTTCTGTCGTGATCGCCATGAAAAATCCGGTCATCCAGTATTCGGCGGCAGCAGGCGATTATGACGAGTTTCAAAATCTGCTCACCGGCATTATCAAAATATTGGGTGACGGTTATCTGCTGCAAAAACAGGATATCCTGCATAAAGCGCCTTTCGACCCGCCGCCGGCGTCCGAATACCTGCAACAAAAATTCAATGCCCATTTTGCCGGTCGTGCGGCCCTGCGCATAGACACTTACCTGACCATCACCAGGCAAGTAAAAAAAGGGCGTTTCTATGTGTATGACCCGAAACAATTAAGGGACTTCCGCACATCGGTTGTCAAGGTTACCGATGTATTAAAAGCCGCCAGATGCGAACCCGTCATACTAAACGAAACCAAGATCAGCGGCCTTATCCGCCGGGTACTGGCCATGCGGTTTGGCGAGGCGCCATTTTCCCTCAATAATTTTAAACCTACGGACACCGAGATCCAAATGGGTGACCGCTCCATACGCTGCATTCCGCTGGTGAACAGCGAAAATGTAGATATGCCAGCAGAGATCGGGACATTTACCGAACTCAATGAAAATGAAGCGGTGCGCGGATTTCCGGTAGACATGCTTTCATTTTTGTATAAGGTACCTGCTTTTGAATCCATCCTGTATAACCAGGTGATCGAGATCCCCGCACAACAGTCACTTTTAAACAAACTGGAAGTAAAGCGCAAGCGCCATTCCGGTATTCCCGATCCGGCGAATTTATTGTGCGTGGAGGATATCGACCAATTGTTGAAGGATGTGGCACGCAACGGGCAGTTGCTCGTCAACGTCCACTACAGCATTGTCCTGTCCGCACCTGCCGCTGACATACAGCGCTCCGTGAATTTTATTGAAAGCGCCTTGTTTCAGCTGGGCATCATCCCAAATCAGAACGCCTATAACCAACTGGAATTGTTCCGGGCGGCACTGCCGGGCAACGGTGTGGAACTACGCAATTACGACTGGTTCCTGACGACCAGCGACGCCGCGCTTTCCCTTTTTTTCAAGGAACGGCCCATGGAAGATGAAGCGTCGTCCTTCCGCATCCGGCTGACCGACCATAAAGGTATCCCCGTAGCGATAGATCCTGCTGACCTGCCCATGCGCACCGGACGCATCAACAACAGGAACAAGTTCGTGTTAGGCCCAAGCGGCTCTGGTAAGTCGTTCTTTATGAACTCCTTAGTCGAACAATACCTGCTTTTTAACGTCGATGTGGTCATCGTCGATGTCGGCCATTCCTACTCCGGTCTGTGCGCGTATTACGGCGGAAAATACATCACCTGGTCGGATGACAGGCCGATCACCATGAACCCATTCCTGATCACCGAAGATGAATACAACCTGGAAAAGAAAGACAACCTCGTCACCCTGATCGCCCTGCTTTGGAAGGGTGCCGGCGGTTCGGTGTCCACGATCGAAAGGGACGTCCTGACAGCCACGGTAAGCGGTTACTATGCCATCGCTTTTTCCGAAGGTTCGGGCATTGATCTGTCCTTTAACAGTTTTTATGAATTTGCCCTGAAGAAAATACCCGAGATCAAAAGCGAAGAACGTATTCCTTTCGATCTCGATGAGTTTCGTTATGTACTGAAGAAGTTCTACCGGGGCGGTGAATATGAAAGTATCCTTAATGAAGCTGGTGACCAGTCGCTGCTGAGCGAGCCGTTTGTGGTCTATGAAATTGACGCTTTACAAGATAATGCGGTGTTGCTGCCAATAGTTACCCTGATCATCATGGATGTATTTATCCAGAAGATGCGTAACCGTAAGAATCAGCGAAAAGTGCTGATCCTCGAAGAAGCCTGGCGGGCGCTGATGTCACCGATCATGAGTTCATTTTTATTGTATCTCAACAAAACCGTCCGCAAGTTCTGGGGGGAGGTCATCGAAGTAACGCAGGAACTTTCCGATATTATAAGCAATCCCGTTGTTAAAGACAGTATCATCAACAACTCGGATACGGTTATCCTCCTCGACCAGCGCAAATTCCGGGATAATTACGCTGAGATCGCCAAAGTGCTGTCCATTTCTCCAACGGAGCAGCGTAAAATATTTACCATCAATCAACTGGATAACCGCGACGACCGGGCCCGGTTTAACGAGGTATATATACGACGCGGTTCTACCGGCGAGGTTTACGGTGTAGAAGTGAGCCGCCACCAATATTATGTCTATACCACGGAAAAGCCGGAAAAAAATGCGGTTCAGATCTATGTGCAGCATTATGGTTCCTATCCGGCCGCACTGGACGCATTCCTATCGGACATCGATAAGGCCGGAATACCAGCAGGTGACTTCGTTCAGCAGGTCAACCGGCAGAACAAACCTTTAACCCTTTTAACATGA
- a CDS encoding plasmid transfer protein translates to MTQRKFTVYKGLSRPLIYKGFRGKFIYWGIGAVLTGLVLGSVTMAVINMWLGTIVLIGCIVGGLVYIASRQKKGLYNKTRHKGIFIVTPLIYERPEF, encoded by the coding sequence ATGACGCAGCGAAAATTTACAGTTTATAAGGGGCTTTCGCGGCCCCTTATTTACAAAGGTTTCCGGGGCAAATTCATTTACTGGGGAATAGGCGCCGTACTCACCGGCCTTGTCCTTGGCTCCGTCACGATGGCGGTGATCAACATGTGGCTCGGAACCATCGTATTGATCGGCTGCATCGTCGGCGGCCTGGTCTACATCGCCTCACGCCAGAAAAAGGGCCTGTATAACAAGACCCGGCACAAAGGTATTTTCATCGTCACTCCTTTGATCTATGAACGCCCGGAATTTTGA
- a CDS encoding relaxase/mobilization nuclease domain-containing protein: MIVKIFRASASFKAITYNFDKIAKGQATLMKVSGFGALRQLREVRPEDYRNYLEALSGLNRNVRLPQFHAMISAPDHSFDKDKLAQLAGQWLDRMGYKDQPYLLVHHRDTDQSHVHMVSTRVDRQGKKIDSAFEHRRAVNQLNQLLQKDEAHQAQLDAAKALQYQCSTKAQVLLLLEGMGYQVREKDNELLLYKFGRQLFAVSEQRVEERLSAYVPDKAQAIRWKAIFSKYREQFNAVPERATLNLPGGRTSQTGPYRSELGDFLRKEFGIEMIFHASGDKPPYGYTVIDHVQQRVFKGSEIMKLAVLTGTEAGPSQSSSLPENSTEAAEKQLKSNYLTYFRPYLSNDVDDQQIHGPRRRRQKKARTNTR, translated from the coding sequence ATGATCGTTAAAATTTTCCGGGCCAGCGCTTCGTTCAAGGCGATCACTTACAATTTTGATAAGATCGCAAAAGGACAGGCTACCTTAATGAAAGTTTCAGGGTTTGGAGCACTGCGGCAACTGCGCGAAGTAAGGCCGGAAGACTACCGTAACTACCTGGAAGCGTTGTCGGGCCTCAATCGAAACGTAAGGCTTCCTCAGTTCCATGCCATGATCTCCGCGCCGGATCATTCCTTTGACAAGGATAAATTGGCACAACTTGCCGGGCAGTGGCTGGACCGGATGGGCTACAAGGATCAGCCTTACCTTCTGGTGCATCACCGCGATACCGATCAGTCGCATGTGCACATGGTCAGTACGCGGGTTGACCGGCAGGGCAAAAAGATCGACAGCGCCTTCGAACACCGGCGTGCCGTAAACCAGCTTAATCAATTGCTGCAAAAGGATGAGGCGCACCAGGCGCAGCTGGATGCAGCCAAGGCATTGCAATACCAGTGTTCCACGAAGGCGCAGGTGCTGCTGTTGCTGGAAGGAATGGGCTACCAGGTCCGTGAAAAGGACAACGAGCTGTTGCTTTACAAATTTGGACGCCAGCTTTTTGCGGTCAGTGAGCAACGCGTGGAAGAACGGCTTTCTGCCTATGTGCCTGATAAGGCCCAGGCCATCCGTTGGAAAGCGATCTTCAGCAAATACCGGGAACAATTTAATGCGGTTCCCGAACGTGCCACCCTCAATTTACCCGGCGGGAGAACCTCGCAGACCGGTCCTTACCGTTCCGAGCTTGGGGATTTTCTCAGAAAAGAATTCGGCATCGAAATGATCTTTCATGCGTCCGGGGATAAACCGCCCTATGGCTATACGGTCATCGACCATGTGCAGCAGCGGGTGTTCAAGGGCAGCGAGATCATGAAGCTGGCGGTACTTACCGGTACCGAAGCCGGCCCTTCACAAAGTTCTTCTCTGCCGGAAAATAGCACCGAGGCGGCGGAAAAACAGTTAAAAAGCAACTATCTGACGTATTTCCGCCCTTATCTGAGCAACGATGTGGACGATCAGCAGATCCATGGCCCACGCAGGCGCAGGCAGAAAAAGGCGCGCACAAACACCCGTTAA
- a CDS encoding DUF4134 domain-containing protein, translating to MKKLLVMLLFIPFAAICQPGITEMQEARSDLTQSFFSARDLSLVLAAILGIIGAVRIYHNLQMGRERFTAEVAAWFFSALFMVLLGAFCQAVFGI from the coding sequence ATGAAGAAGCTGCTGGTAATGCTCCTGTTTATTCCGTTCGCTGCCATCTGTCAGCCCGGTATAACCGAAATGCAGGAAGCCCGCTCAGACCTGACGCAGTCGTTCTTTTCAGCGCGTGACCTGTCGCTCGTCCTGGCCGCCATATTAGGCATCATCGGTGCTGTGCGCATTTACCACAACTTACAGATGGGCCGCGAGCGATTCACAGCTGAAGTAGCTGCCTGGTTCTTTTCCGCCTTGTTTATGGTTTTACTCGGCGCGTTCTGTCAGGCCGTTTTCGGTATCTAA
- a CDS encoding MT-A70 family methyltransferase, producing MKLNTCTAEPYGILLIDPPWPKRKGGLRKVRPNQARELDYRTLPVEAIFELLDKEIFSLAAQQHSLFMWTIESFLAPCETMLSVRGYQRHCRMIWDKGNGVAPCFTIRFAHEYLLWYYKGGFMPVAPAIRGKFLSVFHETSREHSRKPEIAYRLIEQLYPDARRFDVFSRQSRQGWDQYGDQPDLFNA from the coding sequence GTGAAGCTAAATACCTGCACCGCTGAGCCTTACGGGATATTGCTGATCGATCCGCCCTGGCCCAAGCGAAAGGGCGGCTTACGAAAGGTACGTCCTAATCAGGCCCGCGAACTGGATTACAGGACGTTACCGGTAGAAGCCATTTTCGAGTTGCTGGATAAAGAGATCTTTAGTCTCGCAGCACAACAACATTCCCTGTTCATGTGGACCATCGAAAGCTTTTTAGCGCCCTGTGAAACGATGCTGAGCGTTCGCGGCTATCAGCGTCATTGCCGGATGATATGGGATAAAGGAAACGGCGTGGCACCGTGCTTTACCATCCGTTTTGCGCACGAATACCTGCTCTGGTATTACAAGGGCGGGTTTATGCCGGTGGCTCCCGCTATTCGCGGCAAGTTCCTGTCGGTTTTTCATGAGACGTCAAGGGAACACAGCCGAAAACCTGAAATCGCTTACCGCCTGATCGAGCAGCTATACCCCGATGCCCGCCGCTTTGACGTCTTCAGCCGCCAGTCGCGGCAAGGCTGGGACCAGTATGGTGACCAGCCCGATTTATTTAACGCTTAG
- a CDS encoding ParA family protein, translating to MNILIGNQKGGCGKSTIALLLANYLTLVKQQKVTLIDMDYQQSIAQKFEKGKVLENKPPYDVVAAQLAHYPVLQSAIMQTPTEAVIIDLPGKLDDDGLLPVFDSADLLICPFSYDEFSFDSTILFAIVLRKINPAIPIIFIPNRVKANVRYETMQEVNKQLSKLGVMAPLIPDRIDFQRVTTFMTPLPVIPVIIPVFDQIYTVIAEKLAAPPNG from the coding sequence ATGAACATTCTTATCGGCAACCAGAAAGGCGGGTGCGGAAAGAGCACGATCGCTCTTTTACTGGCCAACTACCTGACCCTGGTTAAACAACAAAAGGTGACGCTCATCGACATGGACTACCAGCAGTCTATTGCGCAAAAATTTGAAAAAGGCAAAGTGCTGGAAAACAAACCGCCATATGATGTCGTCGCCGCGCAATTAGCCCATTACCCTGTATTACAGAGCGCTATTATGCAAACCCCGACCGAAGCAGTCATCATTGATCTGCCGGGAAAGCTGGATGACGACGGCCTCCTGCCGGTCTTTGATTCGGCAGACCTGCTGATCTGCCCGTTTTCCTATGATGAATTCAGCTTCGACTCGACCATTTTATTCGCCATCGTGCTGCGTAAGATCAACCCGGCCATACCCATCATTTTTATTCCCAACCGGGTCAAAGCAAATGTGCGTTATGAAACGATGCAGGAAGTCAACAAGCAGCTTTCAAAATTGGGGGTCATGGCACCGCTGATACCGGACAGGATCGATTTTCAGCGGGTGACCACCTTCATGACACCGCTGCCCGTGATCCCGGTGATCATTCCGGTCTTCGACCAGATCTATACGGTCATAGCAGAAAAACTGGCAGCGCCCCCAAACGGCTGA
- a CDS encoding DUF4134 domain-containing protein codes for MLKNIRRKLAWVLALIVSPIFVFAQSGVNGLNAATSNLKTYVDPVTDITLVIGGIVGIVGGIRVYSKWNSGDQDINKELMGWGGSCLFLVLSSLIIKAFFGL; via the coding sequence ATGCTTAAAAACATCCGGCGCAAGCTGGCCTGGGTACTGGCGCTTATCGTCAGCCCAATCTTCGTATTTGCCCAAAGCGGCGTCAACGGCCTTAACGCCGCTACTTCTAACCTGAAGACCTATGTAGACCCGGTTACCGACATTACTTTGGTTATCGGCGGGATCGTCGGCATTGTCGGCGGTATCCGCGTGTATTCGAAATGGAACAGCGGTGACCAGGACATCAACAAAGAGCTGATGGGATGGGGAGGTTCCTGTCTCTTTCTGGTGCTATCCTCGCTGATAATCAAAGCCTTCTTCGGTTTATGA